From a region of the Acidobacteriota bacterium genome:
- the lpxK gene encoding tetraacyldisaccharide 4'-kinase produces the protein MLNSLYAQIARARRRAYQRADRQRHLRRPVVSVGNLRVGGSGKTPTVACIARTLVDLGERPSILSRGYARRHAPDGVVVVSDGHRIYADLDASGDEPLMLARALEGVPVLVAQDRYLAGVVAEQHLGATVHVLDDGFQHLPLARDVDLLIVSEDDLADPRTLPGGRLREPLSAAAAADAVLVPGVSPDAAQPIGARLGVAATFGITRVAEEPRRLDVLSAAVRASRNIPVYAVAGIARPEWFFQDLSGDGWSLVGTLAFADHHRYDVRDIARIVRAAKSAGAAALVTTEKDLMRLLPFRPLALPVIWVPLTVRIEPEHRFRSWLSAKLADARHEPGTRRSTDSAAESRI, from the coding sequence GCGCGTCGGCGGCAGCGGGAAGACTCCAACTGTGGCGTGTATCGCGCGCACGCTTGTCGATCTGGGCGAGCGGCCATCGATTCTGAGCCGCGGGTACGCGAGGCGCCACGCGCCGGATGGCGTCGTCGTCGTGTCGGATGGCCATCGAATATACGCGGATCTCGACGCGAGCGGCGACGAACCGCTGATGCTGGCGCGCGCGCTTGAAGGCGTTCCGGTGCTGGTCGCTCAGGATCGTTATCTCGCCGGCGTCGTGGCCGAGCAGCACCTGGGTGCCACCGTGCACGTGCTCGATGACGGGTTTCAGCATTTGCCACTCGCTCGCGATGTTGATCTGCTGATTGTCAGCGAGGACGATCTCGCCGACCCACGAACCCTGCCCGGCGGCCGTCTGCGCGAGCCGCTGTCTGCCGCCGCTGCCGCCGACGCGGTGCTGGTGCCAGGCGTGTCGCCCGACGCGGCGCAACCGATCGGGGCACGTCTTGGTGTGGCGGCGACATTCGGGATCACGCGCGTGGCGGAGGAGCCGCGGAGGCTCGATGTGCTGTCGGCTGCCGTGCGGGCTTCACGGAACATTCCCGTCTACGCCGTGGCGGGAATTGCGCGCCCCGAGTGGTTCTTTCAGGATTTATCGGGTGACGGATGGTCGCTGGTGGGGACGCTGGCGTTTGCGGACCATCATCGGTACGACGTTCGCGATATCGCACGCATCGTGCGTGCGGCGAAGTCGGCGGGTGCCGCGGCACTCGTGACCACCGAGAAGGATCTGATGCGACTTTTGCCGTTCCGGCCGCTGGCGCTGCCGGTCATCTGGGTGCCGTTGACCGTGCGCATCGAGCCGGAGCACCGCTTTCGATCCTGGCTATCAGCAAAACTGGCTGACGCGCGCCACGAGCCTGGCACGCGTCGCTCCACGGATTCGGCCGCGGAGTCGCGCATATGA
- a CDS encoding lysophospholipid acyltransferase family protein — protein sequence MTRFRYRLEYWLVRLTMWLARRCSWRMTRAMGAGVGRLFHAFDRRHRRIALANVAAAFPHRAVADQRAIVRGVFVHFGRLLFELMKFSGLTREQMLSRVEWEGGRWADAAYAAGRGVLFFTGHFGYWEIQAIAHAAASNRPIGVLARALDNPALHKLLEQIRGCTGNVSIYRRGAIRRVLRALQSNQSVAILIDQHIQAPDAVTVNFFDRPASTTLALAMLARRTGAAVIPVFAMSTAPGRYRMVFEHPVDPPQDDSPEAILDFTQRCTDVLEMYVRRHPELWLWMHRRWRDEDGIDATDPGMFPRTEPDTGGDQT from the coding sequence ATGACGCGATTCAGGTACCGATTGGAGTACTGGCTCGTGCGCCTCACCATGTGGCTGGCGCGCCGGTGTTCGTGGCGCATGACGCGAGCCATGGGGGCTGGCGTCGGCCGCCTCTTCCACGCGTTCGATCGCCGCCATCGCCGGATTGCGCTCGCCAACGTCGCCGCGGCGTTTCCGCACCGTGCCGTTGCCGACCAGCGCGCCATCGTGCGCGGCGTGTTTGTCCACTTCGGGCGTCTGCTCTTCGAGTTGATGAAGTTCAGCGGCCTCACCCGCGAGCAGATGCTGTCGCGCGTCGAGTGGGAGGGCGGGCGATGGGCCGACGCCGCCTATGCCGCCGGACGCGGCGTGCTGTTTTTCACGGGGCATTTTGGCTACTGGGAAATCCAGGCGATCGCGCATGCCGCGGCCTCCAACCGGCCCATCGGAGTGCTGGCGCGTGCGCTCGACAATCCAGCGCTCCACAAGCTGCTCGAGCAGATTCGAGGCTGCACCGGGAACGTCTCGATCTACCGGCGTGGTGCGATCCGGCGTGTTCTGCGCGCGCTTCAGTCGAACCAGAGCGTGGCCATCCTGATCGACCAGCACATCCAGGCTCCAGACGCCGTCACGGTCAATTTCTTCGATCGGCCCGCGTCGACGACGCTGGCCCTCGCGATGCTGGCCAGGCGCACCGGCGCCGCCGTCATCCCCGTGTTCGCGATGTCGACCGCGCCGGGCCGCTATCGTATGGTGTTCGAGCATCCGGTGGATCCGCCTCAGGACGATTCTCCGGAGGCCATTCTCGACTTCACCCAGCGATGCACCGACGTGCTGGAGATGTACGTGCGCCGCCACCCCGAACTCTGGCTGTGGATGCATCGCCGCTGGCGCGACGAGGACGGCATCGACGCGACAGACCCCGGTATGTTTCCGCGCACTGAACCGGACACCGGAGGCGATCAGACATGA
- the waaF gene encoding lipopolysaccharide heptosyltransferase II translates to MTTMVFSPNWLGDAVMALPAIVDIRRHASTGRLLVAARPAVAGLMSLVSGVDGVVTLAGTGGFAAVRRLGQDIQAIRASGADVAILLPNSMHVAVMAARAGIAERTGYARNLRRVLLSRAVARPPADLHQVDAYRHLVAALGFGNGPREPQLTAPADAVESARRLLAGCGWTGDRRLVGIAPGAAYGGAKRWPPERFASVIVALTQDHGLACALVGGEADSTTAMAIEAELGKINRRSPPGAVINLVGRTDLRQLCGVLALGAAFVSNDSGAMHLAAALGVPVVALFGPTNERATSPVGRRATLVLTVPAWCRPCMLRECPLDHRCLSGITVDRVVRAVKELL, encoded by the coding sequence ATGACGACGATGGTCTTTTCGCCCAATTGGCTGGGCGACGCCGTGATGGCATTGCCAGCCATCGTGGACATTCGTCGTCACGCATCCACGGGCCGGTTGCTCGTCGCTGCGAGGCCAGCCGTCGCCGGGCTGATGAGCCTCGTCTCCGGGGTGGACGGCGTCGTGACGCTGGCGGGCACCGGAGGTTTCGCTGCCGTTCGCCGTCTCGGGCAGGACATTCAAGCCATTCGAGCGTCCGGGGCCGACGTGGCGATCCTGCTGCCCAACTCGATGCACGTCGCGGTGATGGCGGCTCGGGCCGGCATCGCGGAACGAACGGGCTACGCCCGAAACCTCCGTCGAGTGCTATTGTCGCGTGCGGTTGCGAGACCACCGGCCGATCTCCACCAGGTTGACGCCTATCGCCATCTTGTCGCGGCACTGGGCTTCGGGAATGGGCCGCGTGAACCGCAGTTAACGGCGCCGGCCGACGCGGTGGAATCGGCACGGCGACTGCTCGCTGGGTGCGGGTGGACCGGCGATCGCCGCCTGGTGGGCATCGCCCCCGGCGCGGCCTACGGAGGGGCAAAACGCTGGCCGCCGGAACGATTCGCGAGTGTCATCGTGGCGCTCACGCAGGACCATGGCCTCGCCTGCGCGCTTGTTGGCGGTGAGGCCGATTCGACGACGGCGATGGCAATCGAGGCGGAACTCGGTAAGATCAACAGACGGTCGCCGCCGGGCGCGGTCATCAACCTGGTGGGTCGCACCGACCTGCGACAGTTGTGCGGCGTGCTCGCGCTTGGCGCGGCGTTTGTCTCGAACGATTCGGGCGCGATGCACCTGGCAGCCGCGCTGGGCGTCCCCGTGGTGGCGCTGTTTGGCCCCACCAACGAGCGCGCCACTTCTCCGGTCGGCCGCCGCGCCACACTGGTGCTGACGGTGCCGGCATGGTGCCGGCCGTGCATGTTGCGCGAATGTCCGCTCGACCATCGATGCCTGTCCGGCATCACGGTCGACAGGGTCGTTCGTGCCGTGAAAGAACTGTTGTGA
- a CDS encoding HAD family hydrolase — protein MQPRPAAFLDRDGTLNEEAGYIDRLDRFVLFPFAVDGIRLLQQMGYLVVVITNQAGVAQGLYGEDFVEETGRYLAERARLGGTRIDGHYYCPHSPEAVVEKYRVECECRKPKAGMAVRAAQELNIDLRRSVVVGDRWRDLAVAHAVGGRGILVKTGYGATEATMPPPGMSADAVCENLIDAVVWLQAHPRP, from the coding sequence ATGCAGCCACGCCCAGCCGCGTTTCTCGATCGCGACGGCACGTTGAACGAAGAAGCCGGATACATCGATCGCCTCGACCGGTTCGTCCTGTTTCCCTTCGCGGTCGATGGGATCCGCCTGTTACAGCAGATGGGTTACCTCGTCGTCGTCATCACCAACCAGGCGGGCGTGGCGCAGGGACTCTACGGCGAGGACTTCGTCGAGGAGACCGGGCGGTACCTCGCGGAGCGGGCACGGCTGGGGGGGACGCGCATCGATGGTCACTACTATTGTCCCCATTCACCCGAGGCCGTTGTCGAGAAGTACCGGGTCGAGTGCGAGTGCCGAAAACCAAAGGCGGGGATGGCGGTGCGCGCCGCACAAGAACTCAATATCGATCTCCGGCGCTCCGTCGTCGTTGGCGATCGCTGGCGCGACCTCGCCGTGGCGCACGCGGTTGGCGGACGCGGCATCCTCGTCAAGACCGGGTATGGCGCGACAGAGGCCACCATGCCGCCGCCCGGCATGTCGGCCGACGCCGTGTGCGAAAACCTCATCGACGCCGTGGTCTGGTTGCAGGCCCACCCACGACCCTGA
- a CDS encoding adenylyltransferase/cytidyltransferase family protein, with the protein MARIVSLDELEPLMTADRKAGRTIALANGVFDLLHVGHIRYLQGAAAEADRLVVAVNDDESVRMLKGEGRPVMNQADRAELVAALRGVDYVVLFSGRTVTDVLLRLRPDVHCKGTDYTVESVPERPVVQSYGGRTAIVGDPKDHSTRDLLSRMKQD; encoded by the coding sequence ATGGCCCGCATTGTCTCGCTTGACGAACTCGAACCGCTCATGACCGCCGACCGCAAGGCCGGCCGCACCATCGCGCTCGCCAATGGCGTCTTCGACCTGCTCCACGTCGGGCACATCCGCTACCTGCAGGGCGCGGCGGCGGAGGCCGATCGGCTCGTTGTTGCCGTCAACGACGATGAATCGGTGCGGATGCTGAAGGGGGAGGGGCGGCCCGTGATGAACCAGGCCGATCGTGCCGAACTGGTCGCGGCCCTCAGAGGCGTCGACTATGTGGTGCTCTTCTCCGGCCGCACGGTCACTGACGTCCTGCTGCGCCTTCGCCCGGACGTGCACTGCAAGGGCACCGACTACACCGTCGAGTCCGTGCCCGAGCGGCCCGTCGTGCAGTCGTACGGAGGACGCACCGCGATCGTCGGCGATCCCAAAGACCACTCGACGCGCGACCTGCTCTCGCGCATGAAACAAGACTGA
- a CDS encoding glycosyltransferase family 9 protein gives MARSVLIVRLGALGDLVHALPAVAALRDAWPESRIDWLVDARYRALLDFVPVVNRVIVIGSPGASLGGVVRSLRREHYDTAIDLQGLIKSAALARLSGAREVVGFATPLLREWAARLFYTTQADSDAGGHVIAKNVGLLRVLGVTPTSWTFPLTVPSSAVVNAVRGVLGIGQDDRFAVLNPGAGWPNKQWPPERFGRVARHLSEQEGWPSVVLWGPGEGRLAEAVVAASDGAAHVAPPTGLGDVLALARAAALVVGGDTGPLQLAAALGTPTVGIFGPTNPARNGPWSQADVTLSRFEQCECHHKRRCRRSQPCLQDIGVDEVIDAVDRRCHQVTFRG, from the coding sequence ATGGCCCGTTCCGTTCTCATCGTTCGGCTCGGCGCTCTCGGTGACCTGGTTCACGCCCTGCCTGCCGTAGCGGCGTTGCGGGACGCGTGGCCCGAGTCGCGGATCGATTGGCTCGTCGACGCGCGGTATCGCGCGTTGCTCGACTTCGTCCCCGTCGTGAATCGCGTGATCGTGATCGGAAGTCCGGGCGCGTCGCTCGGGGGCGTGGTGCGATCGCTTCGGCGCGAGCATTACGACACCGCGATCGATCTGCAGGGCCTCATCAAGTCGGCCGCGCTGGCACGATTGTCGGGGGCACGCGAGGTCGTGGGGTTCGCGACGCCGCTGCTTCGTGAATGGGCCGCACGTCTGTTCTACACGACACAGGCGGATAGTGACGCGGGCGGACACGTCATCGCCAAGAACGTGGGATTGTTGCGCGTGCTGGGCGTGACGCCGACGTCCTGGACATTCCCGCTGACGGTTCCCTCATCCGCTGTCGTCAACGCGGTGCGTGGCGTGCTCGGAATCGGCCAGGATGATCGGTTTGCGGTGCTCAATCCCGGTGCCGGCTGGCCCAACAAGCAGTGGCCGCCCGAGCGATTCGGCCGGGTTGCGCGGCATCTGTCCGAGCAGGAGGGATGGCCGTCGGTGGTGCTCTGGGGTCCGGGAGAAGGACGTCTGGCCGAAGCCGTCGTCGCCGCGTCCGACGGTGCGGCGCACGTTGCTCCGCCGACCGGATTGGGCGACGTGCTGGCCCTGGCCCGAGCGGCGGCGCTCGTTGTCGGGGGCGACACCGGGCCGCTTCAGCTGGCGGCCGCCCTCGGAACGCCGACGGTCGGCATCTTCGGGCCCACCAATCCCGCGCGCAACGGGCCCTGGTCGCAGGCGGATGTGACGCTCTCGCGATTCGAACAGTGTGAGTGTCATCATAAACGGCGATGCCGAAGGAGTCAGCCGTGCCTGCAGGACATTGGAGTCGATGAGGTGATTGACGCGGTCGACCGGCGATGCCACCAGGTGACGTTCCGTGGATGA
- a CDS encoding isoprenylcysteine carboxylmethyltransferase family protein, whose translation MDDVLLRLARLRVPLGFGAAVVAIVLARPNPTSLLWGMLVAAAGEAVRLWAAGHLEKGREVTRSGPYRFSRHPLYVGSTVMACGISVAAASVWVAIVTAVYLGVTLTAAIRTEEAFLRRQFGEEYDDYCRGRAASVDRPFSLARAWRNREWRAIVGLGVAMVLLAAKAAWLN comes from the coding sequence GTGGATGATGTGCTGCTGCGCCTCGCGCGGTTGAGAGTGCCGCTCGGTTTCGGCGCGGCCGTGGTCGCCATCGTGCTGGCGCGCCCGAATCCGACGAGCCTGCTCTGGGGGATGCTGGTGGCGGCGGCGGGTGAGGCCGTTCGCCTGTGGGCCGCCGGACATCTCGAGAAGGGGCGCGAAGTCACACGCTCTGGTCCGTACCGCTTCTCGAGGCATCCGCTCTATGTGGGTTCGACGGTGATGGCGTGTGGGATCAGCGTGGCGGCGGCCAGTGTGTGGGTCGCCATCGTGACGGCCGTGTACCTGGGGGTCACCCTGACGGCCGCGATTCGCACCGAAGAGGCGTTTCTCCGCCGTCAGTTTGGTGAAGAGTACGACGACTACTGCCGCGGCCGGGCCGCGAGCGTCGATCGACCTTTCAGCTTGGCCCGCGCGTGGCGCAACCGCGAATGGCGGGCGATCGTCGGTCTCGGCGTGGCGATGGTGCTGCTGGCCGCAAAGGCCGCGTGGCTGAACTAG